One part of the Hippopotamus amphibius kiboko isolate mHipAmp2 chromosome 14, mHipAmp2.hap2, whole genome shotgun sequence genome encodes these proteins:
- the LOC130835584 gene encoding dnaJ homolog subfamily A member 3, mitochondrial-like produces the protein MRVSPEARCSTRWLLVAVGTPRLPAAAARGARSPMGGVVGASLSRSLSVTAFAPSLGARGPGALLTLRPGVSLTGVRSYPFVCTASFHTSAPLAKEDYYQILGVPRSASQKEIKKAYYQLAKKYHPDTNKDDPKAKEKFSQLAEAYEVLSDEVKRKQYDTYGSAGFDPGASSSGQSYWKGGPTVDPEELFRKIFGEFSSSSFGDFQSVFSQPQEYIMELTFNQAAKGVNKEFTVNITDTCERCDGKGNEPGTKVQHCHYCGGSGMETINTGPFVVRSTCRRCGGRGSIITSPSVVCRGAGQAKQKKKVVIPVPAGVEDGQTVRMPVGKREIFITFRVQKSPVFRRDGADIHSDLFISIAQAILGGTARAQGLYESINVTIPPGTQSDQKIQMSGKGIPRVNSYGYGDHYIHVKIRVPKRLTSRQQSLILSYAEDKTDVEGTVNGVTNTSTGKRSTGN, from the coding sequence atgcgagTGTCCCCGGAGGCGCGGTGCTCCACACGCTGGTTGCTGGTGGCTGTGGGGACCCCGCGGCTGCCGGCTGCAGCGGCGAGAGGGGCCCGGTCGCCCATGGGGGGCGTGGTGGGGGCGTCGCTGAGCCGCAGTCTGAGCGTCACCGCCTTCGCGCCTTCCCTGGGAGCTCGCGGTCCCGGGGCGCTGCTGACATTGAGACCTGGTGTCAGCCTCACAGGAGTAAGAAGTTACCCTTTTGTTTGTACTGCCTCCTTCCACACAAGCGCCCCTTTGGCCAAAGAGGATTATTACCAGATATTAGGAGTGCCCCGAAGTGCCAGCCAGAAGGAGATCAAGAAAGCCTATTACCAGCTTGCCAAGAAATATCACCCAGACACGAATAAGGATGATCCCAAAGCCAAGGAGAAGTTCTCCCAGCTGGCAGAGGCCTATGAGGTCCTGAGTGATGAAGTGAAGAGGAAGCAGTATGATACCTATGGCTCTGCTGGCTTCGATCCTGGGGCCAGTAGCTCTGGGCAGAGCTACTGGAAAGGAGGTCCCACTGTTGACCCAGAGGAGCTCTTCAGGAAGATCTTTGGGGAGTTCTCATCCTCCTCTTTTGGAGATTTCCAGAGTGTGTTCAGTCAGCCTCAGGAGTACATCATGGAGTTGACGTTCAATCAAGCTGCCAAAGGCGTCAACAAGGAGTTCACTGTGAACATCACTGATACCTGTGAACGGTGTGACGGCAAAGGGAATGAGCCCGGCACCAAGGTGCAGCACTGCCACTACTGTGGCGGCTCCGGCATGGAAACCATAAATACAGGCCCTTTTGTGGTGCGTTCCACATGTCGGAGGTGCGGTGGCCGGGGCTCCATCATCACATCTCCCTCCGTGGTGTGCAGAGGAGCAGGACAAGCCAAGCAGAAGAAGAAGGTGGTGATCCCCGTGCCTGCTGGAGTCGAGGATGGCCAGACTGTGAGGATGCCTGtaggaaaaagggaaattttcATCACATTTAGGGTGCAGAAGAGCCCTGTGTTCAGGAGGGACGGTGCAGACATCCACTCCGACCTCTTCATTTCCATAGCTCAGGCCATCCTTGGGGGCACCGCCAGAGCGCAGGGCCTATATGAGAGCATCAACGTGACGATCCCCCCTGGGACTCAGTCAGATCAGAAGATTCAGATGAGCGGGAAAGGCATCCCCCGGGTTAACAGCTATGGCTATGGAGATCACTACATTCATGTCAAGATCAGAGTTCCAAAGAGACTGACAAGCCGGCAGCAGAGCCTGATCCTGAGCTACGCTGAGGACAAGACCGACGTGGAGGGGACGGTGAACGGCGTCACCAACACAAGCACTGGAAAACGGTCCACTGGAAACTAG